From a single Nicotiana tabacum cultivar K326 chromosome 8, ASM71507v2, whole genome shotgun sequence genomic region:
- the LOC142163229 gene encoding secreted RxLR effector protein 161-like has product MIHQQKYIKKLLKKFNMNSSKSIDTPISIATKLDLDEEGKSVEHKLFSGMIGLLLYLKASRPDIVFSVGLCARFQANPKKSHLKVVKRILRYLKGTPDLCLWYPRGYNFDPVGYADVDYTGFHVDRKFTSGTTHFLGSCLVSWGTNKNKKGVTKKLVLRLRYAQTSNPVSITSSFLLVKE; this is encoded by the exons ATGATACATCAGCAGAAATACATCAAGAAACTGCTGAAAAAATTCAACATGAACTCCTCTAAGTCCATTGACACTCCCATTTCCATTGCAACAAAGTTGGACCTTGATGAAGAAGGGAAAAGTGTTGAACATAAACTATTTAGTGGGATGATTGGGTTACTGTTGTACCTCAAAGCAAGCAGGCCTGATATTGTATTCAGTGTGGGACtgtgtgcaagatttcaggcaaatcccaAGAAATCTCACCTGAAGgttgtcaagaggatactaagatatctcaAGGGGACCCCTGACCTATGCCTATGGTATCCCAGAGGGTATAACTTTGATCCAGTTGGTTATGCTGATGTTGACTATACAGGTTTTCATGTTGACAGGAAATTCACTTCAGGAACAACTCATTTTCTAGGTTCTTGTCTGGTGTCTTGGGGAACAAATAA AAACAAGAAAGGAGTCACTAAGAAGTTGGTTCTTCGGCTCAG ATATGCTCAAACTTCTAATCCTGTTAGCATCACTTCTAGTTTTCTTCTAGTCAAAGAGTAA